GGGAAGCCAGCAGCGACAGTAATAACCTCATCACCAGGTTTGAGAGCTCGCTCGCCTAATTTTGGGGAAGTCAGCGCAGTCAGTGCCAGCAAGTTTGCCGAAGAGCCAGATGTTGTCGTTAAAACATGAGGAACCCCAATAAATTCCCCAAGTTTTTTTTCAAAGGCATCATTGAAACGACCAGTAGTTAGCCATCCATCAAGAGACGCCTCAACCATCAATTGTAACTCTTTGGCACCAATAACCTTCCCGGAAGGAGGCACAACGCTTGTACCTGCAACAAAAGGTTTCGGGCTCAATGCCTCATTCGCATACTGAGCGACAAGCTGAGAGATTTGCTCACGCAGGTTATTTGCTGTCATTACTTTGATTCCTTAAACTTATTTTCTTAACGAGTAGTTGCAGACATATAGTCGCTGATTTCACGCTTTGAACAAATCAACATATCTTCGCCGCGAATCCATGCTTTATGCCATTTTACGATGCGACCAAGTGTTTCAGTCAATCCCCAACGCGGATGCCATCCTAATTGCATATTTGCTTTAGAGCAATCCAGTTTCAGGTAATGTGCCTCATGAGGATGATTCTCACCATCCAGTAACCAGCTTGCATCATCACCCCAAAGCGTGACCATCTTGTCAACAATAAATTCGACCGTCTTCGCATCTTCATCACGCGGGCCGAAATTCCATCCTTCAGAAAACTTAGCACCTTCTGTATATAAGCGTTGCGCCACCACAATGTAACCAGAAAGAGGCTCCAGTACATGCTGCCAGGGACGGATAGAATATGGGTTTCGAATAATAACCTGCTGGTTATTTTCAAATGAGCGCAGAATATCGGGAATTAAACGGTCTTTAGCCCAATCGCCTCCGCCTATGACATTACCAGCCCTCACAGACGCCAAACCAACGCCATGTTGCTCATAATTTGCAGGATTGAAGAATGAGTTCCGGAATGCAGACGCGACTAATTCTGCACAACCTTTACTATTAGAGTATGGATCGTACCCTCCCATGGGTTCGTTCTCACGATAGCCCCACACCCACTCACGATTGTCGTAGCACTTATCACTGGTGATATTTACGACTGCCTTTATGTTACCTACTTGCTTAACTGTTTCAAGCAAATGGACAGTACCCATAACATTTGTTGAGTATGTTTCGATTGGCTGTTCATAAGATAGGCGCACTAAAGGCTGGGCTGCCATATGGAAAACAATTTCTGGCTTAAATTCTGCAATAGAATTGCGCAGCTTTTCAAAATCACGAATGTCGCCAATATGAGATTCCATAAGATCATTAAGACGCACTATCTCAAATAAACTTGGAACAGTTGGCGCATCAAGTGCATAGCCTTTTACAATTGCACCCATTTCAGTCAGCCATAGCGAAAGCCAGCTTCCTTTAAAGCCAGTATGGCCGGTAACGAATACACGTTTACCTTGCCAAAAATTTTTATCAATCATCTAGTTACTCCCAGGTTTTCCACGGAGCTTTACCTTTTTCCCACAGCCCTTCGAGGTAAACTTTATCACGTAGGGTATCCATCGGCTGCCAGAAACCTGGGTGTTCAAAAGCCATTAACTCCCCCTGTTGTGCCAATGTCATTAATGGCTCTTGTTCCCAGGTTGTTGCATCGTTATCGATGAGATCGATAACCGATGGATTCAACACAAAGAAACCACCATTGATCATTGCCCCATCGCCTTTCGGTTTTTCCTGGAATGACCGGACCTGACCAGCTCGGATATCTAATGCGCCAAAGCGTCCTGGTGGAAAAGTAGCTGTTAAAGTCGCTTTCTTACCGTGAGCCTTATGGAAATCGATAGTCGCTTTGATATCAAGGTCGGCAACGCCATCACCATAAGTAAACAGGAAAGCCTCGTCATCTTTTACGTATTCAGCAACACGTTTCAGACGACCACCAGTCATTGAAGAATCACCCGTATCAACCAATGTGACATTCCATGGTTCAACACGTTTATGGTGAACTTCCATACGGTTTTCAGCCATATGGAATGTTACATCTGACATGTGAAGGAAGTAGTTCGCAAAATATTCTTTAATCACATATCCTTTATAACCACAGCAGATAATAAAATCCTTGATACCATGCACAGAATACATTTTCATAATGTGCCAAAGAATAGGCTTGCCACCAATTTCTACCATCGGTTTTGGTTTTACAATTGTTTCTTCACTTAGTCTGGTACCAAGTCCACCAGCCAGGATGACCGCTTTCATAAATTATCCTCAATATTATTAGATGCGGTAAATGCATCAGAATAGAAATGTTCTACAGAGAGATTTTTCATCATAAAGTCCTTTTTACTGGCATCGATCATCACAGGTGAACCACATGCATATATATCGAAGAACTCTAGAGAATCAAAATCATCCATCACGGCATGATGGACAAATCCCTTTCTTCCCCCCCATTCGGCGTCATCACCAGAAACAACAGGGATATAATGAACGTTGTCGTGCTGTTCACTCCACTGCTGCGGTAATGCAGAGTAAAAATCTTTACTATATTGCATTCCCCAGTAAATGTAGATCTCACGACGACATTTTCCCTGAATGAGATGCTCAACCATTGATTTAACTGGAGCGAATCCAGTACCGCCTGCAAGGAAGATTATAGGTCTGTCACTTTCACGAATAAAAAATGTTCCGCAAGGCCCTTCAATGCGCATAAGAGTATTTTCTTGTAACTCCCCAAAAATGAGCGAACTCATCTGACCATTGGGAACATTCCTTACATGCAACTCAATACCATTCGACTCATCACTATTAGCGATAGAATAACTGCGAGTTACACCTTTATAATGTAAATTGATATACTGCCCTGGAAGGAAGCCAATTTTTGCTGTTGGTGGTGTGCGTAACTTCAAAGTCATAACATCGCCTGAAACCAGTACAGCACTATTTACCTTGCATGGGACAATTTTTTTTGTCTGTCCAGCTAGTTCAGGAAAAAAATGCGCATTTAGCTCAAGGGCGGTTTTAGGTTTACAGCAGCAGGTTAGTATTTTATCACCCTGTCCAAAAATATTACCTTTGGAGTCAACAACTTCTCCCGCCAACAAATCGGACTCACAGATACCACAATCACCCGCTTTGCAGCTATGTTCAAGATGGATACCAGCCGATAGCGCAGCATCGAGGATTGATTCATCCTCTCTACCGGAAAATTCAATATTTGATGGAAAAATCTTAATAATATGAGACACGATGCTTACTCTGTTAACAAGGCTTGATCCAGTAAAGGTGCTGCAGCATCTTTTGCTGAAAGCTCAGGCAGCTGAGAAAAAGGCCATTCAATACCTATTGCCTCATCATTCCATAGAATGCTACCTTCCGATGAAGGTGAGTAATAATTAGTTGCTTTGTACAGAAACTCTGCATACTCACTAAGAGTAACAAAACCATGAGCAAAACCTTCTGGAATCCAAAGCTGTCGCTTATTCTCAGCAGACAGATTTACACCAACCCATTGACCAAAAGTAGGCGATTCTTTTCGGATATCGACCGCAACATCAAAAACCTCACCGACAGCACAACGAACTAACTTCCCCTGTGCATTTTCTCCTCTCTGAAAATGTAGCCCTCTGAGTACGTTCTTTTTGGATTTTGAATGATTATCTTGAACAAATGTAACTTTACGTCCAATCAACTCTTCAAAGGTCTGCTGGTTATAACTTTCAAAAAAGAATCCCCTCTCATCGCCAAAAACTTTAGGCTCTAAGATCAAGACATCTGGTATTGCTGTTTTAATCACAATCATCACTTATAAACCTTTCACCATCTTCAGCAAATATTTGCCATAATCATTTTTTGATAATGGCCCGGCCAGTTCTATAACCTGTTGTGCATTTATAAAATTTTTACGAAATGCGATCTCTTCCGGGCAGGACACTTTTAGCCCCTGGCGTTCTTCGATGGTTGCAATAAAATTACTGGCCTCTATCAAACTCTGATGCGTCCCTGTATCCAGCCAGGCATAACCGCGCCCCATCATAGCGACAGACAATCTTCCCTGCTCCATATAGATACGGTTAATATCCGTGATTTCTAACTCACCGCGAGCGGAAGGCTTAAGATTTTTCGCCATCTCCACCACGCTATTATCATAAAAATACAGCCCCGT
This DNA window, taken from Salmonella enterica subsp. enterica serovar Typhimurium str. LT2, encodes the following:
- the rfbG gene encoding CDP-glucose 4,6-dehydratase (LPS side chain defect; CDP-glucose 4,6-dehydratase. (SW:RFBG_SALTY)); its protein translation is MIDKNFWQGKRVFVTGHTGFKGSWLSLWLTEMGAIVKGYALDAPTVPSLFEIVRLNDLMESHIGDIRDFEKLRNSIAEFKPEIVFHMAAQPLVRLSYEQPIETYSTNVMGTVHLLETVKQVGNIKAVVNITSDKCYDNREWVWGYRENEPMGGYDPYSNSKGCAELVASAFRNSFFNPANYEQHGVGLASVRAGNVIGGGDWAKDRLIPDILRSFENNQQVIIRNPYSIRPWQHVLEPLSGYIVVAQRLYTEGAKFSEGWNFGPRDEDAKTVEFIVDKMVTLWGDDASWLLDGENHPHEAHYLKLDCSKANMQLGWHPRWGLTETLGRIVKWHKAWIRGEDMLICSKREISDYMSATTR
- the rfbF gene encoding glucose-1-phosphate cytidylyltransferase (LPS side chain defect; glucose-1-phosphate cytidylyltransferase. (SW:RFBF_SALTY)) translates to MKAVILAGGLGTRLSEETIVKPKPMVEIGGKPILWHIMKMYSVHGIKDFIICCGYKGYVIKEYFANYFLHMSDVTFHMAENRMEVHHKRVEPWNVTLVDTGDSSMTGGRLKRVAEYVKDDEAFLFTYGDGVADLDIKATIDFHKAHGKKATLTATFPPGRFGALDIRAGQVRSFQEKPKGDGAMINGGFFVLNPSVIDLIDNDATTWEQEPLMTLAQQGELMAFEHPGFWQPMDTLRDKVYLEGLWEKGKAPWKTWE
- the rfbI gene encoding CDP-6-deoxy-delta3,4-glucoseen reductase (LPS side chain defect; RFBI protein. (SW:RFBI_SALTY)) — its product is MSHIIKIFPSNIEFSGREDESILDAALSAGIHLEHSCKAGDCGICESDLLAGEVVDSKGNIFGQGDKILTCCCKPKTALELNAHFFPELAGQTKKIVPCKVNSAVLVSGDVMTLKLRTPPTAKIGFLPGQYINLHYKGVTRSYSIANSDESNGIELHVRNVPNGQMSSLIFGELQENTLMRIEGPCGTFFIRESDRPIIFLAGGTGFAPVKSMVEHLIQGKCRREIYIYWGMQYSKDFYSALPQQWSEQHDNVHYIPVVSGDDAEWGGRKGFVHHAVMDDFDSLEFFDIYACGSPVMIDASKKDFMMKNLSVEHFYSDAFTASNNIEDNL
- the rfbC gene encoding dTDP-4,deoxyrhamnose 3,5 epimerase (dTDP-4-dehydrorhamnose 3,5-epimerase. (SW:RFBC_SALTY)); translated protein: MMIVIKTAIPDVLILEPKVFGDERGFFFESYNQQTFEELIGRKVTFVQDNHSKSKKNVLRGLHFQRGENAQGKLVRCAVGEVFDVAVDIRKESPTFGQWVGVNLSAENKRQLWIPEGFAHGFVTLSEYAEFLYKATNYYSPSSEGSILWNDEAIGIEWPFSQLPELSAKDAAAPLLDQALLTE